CGTTTCAGTAAACGTGCTTCAACATTGAAGTAAATTTTCTTAATCCAGCTTTTTTCAGATTCTGCAAGGGCTTGGTAATATTCCCACTCGATGTTGTGCATTCTCACCCATTTTTGCCGATGCTGCAATTGGGGGTGGTCTAAATAATAACAAGTGTGCAAACCTTCAAACAGAATCGGAGTATTGTTTTTGAGTAGGTTAGCCAATAATTCGTTGGATTTTCGAGAACTGACAATGTAGGGATGTTGCAGTGAAAAACCTTTGATTCCTGTCTGACGAGGATAATAATACACTATTTCGCAGAATTGCTCCAATTCTTTCGCTTCTTTGCGGTTGCCGTACTGAAAACAATGTAGGGTGATTTTCACACCTAATTGATGGAGCGTTTTGAGTTTGTAGAATACATCAATCACACCGCCATAGTTGGCAGGATAGGGAATATCGAAGGATAAGATGTGAAGGTTCATGTTTTTACAATCTAGTCTTCTTTCATTTTCATTTCACTTAGCGATTTCCACCGACTTTGATTGTGTCACAATGCTTGTGTCTGCGTGTAAGCTGTAATGAATGAGAACATTGCCTTTGTGGTTGGGGTCTTTTTCAATCGGTTTTACTCCTTCCTCCCACTGATTGCAGTGAGTAGAAATCGGTTCTACGGCATGAATCCACTTTCCATTAGAGAAAGTCCAAACATAATAAGCCATCCAGCAACTTGTGAACCAACTGGGAAGCAATCCAATTTCATCCGTCCCGTTTTCATTCAAATCGCTTTCATTAACAGGTTCACCACCAATACACATTTCCACTTTGATGGGTAGAATATTGGGGTCAGAAAACTGAATCAAGCACTCACATTCTCCTTCACAATCCATTGATTCTACTACAATTTTTGGAGCAATTAGCCACATATATTCCGAATGACCATCACCATTGTAATCCCCTTCAACTGCACCTTCGGGGATGTTTACAACATTGCTGTCATCGGAATTTGATTGACTTTCTGATTTGTTGGAGTTGTAATTGCAGCCAAACAGACACACCAATAAGGTCACAAAGAAATATTTCATACTACTTCATTTTTTAAGCCCAAAACCTTTTTTGGATTCTATTGAAAACACAAAAGGAACTTTATCAGTTTGGGCGATAAAGTTCCTTTTTTCTTACAGTATTTTAGACTTTGGACGAAAGAAGTAGGAAGCAAGATGCGACATATAAAAAATTGATAATCAAAACCTTAACCTATTGATGTGATTGAGTACAAATAACTGGTTATCAATTAATTAAACTCTTACTTCTTTGCTCCTTCGTCCAAAGTCTAAAATACTTGAGGTCGATTTTTTAGTTTGAAGTCGAATTGAATTTCCAACCTAAGTAGTCAGCCATATTTATCTTAACAATTAAAATTTCTCAAACAACTGTTTATCAGTATGTTTTTTCTTCATTTTAATTTTGATACACTACTTACTTCTCCCCTTCCTTCAATTCCGACTGAATGATTTGCTTAAACTTGAAGTAATCATTCTGCTGCATAAAGCCTTCTTTTTTCACCCATTCCTCATTGCTGTATTTGACCACATATTCCTGAATCTCATCTTTGGTCATGCGAGAATGAGAAGTAAGATAATTCGCCATTTGCAGCAATAAATGCCTGTTGTTTTTGAGTAATTTTTCAGCTTCTTGCTCACACCTTTTGATCAAGTCCAAAGCCTCATTTTCGTGTTCGTCTTTGTGGAAGAAAAAGTCGTTGAACTCCGATTCCATCACCGCTACTTTGATAGGATCCTTACCCATAGCATACGATTTGATGGCGTTGTTTGCCAACTGAGTTGCTTGCACAATGTCTTGACGCACACCAGAAGAAGTGTGGTCTAAACCAAAAATAATCTTTTCGGCTACATATCCGCCCAAAGTGATGGTAATATTTTTCTCAATCAATTCACGGGTCAGAATATGCTCGGGAAAATTGATTTTGCAGAAGCCAGCTGCCTCATTGTCAACCGTACGAGTGACCACCAAATCGGGTACAATGTGAAGGGTCAAAGCCGCCAAAACAGCGTGTCCACATTCATGCACAGCAATGTGTGCTTGCACATCATCGTCTTTCGCCTTGCGAAGTTCGTGAACTTTGAGGTTGACTTTGTAGCTTTTTTCGGCAATCAACTGACCTACCAAATCGTAGAAGTGAATGTGGTATTTATCTTCATCAAAGGCCCAAGTAATGTAGGCAGGTTGCCAATCATTCTCAATCATATCGCAGATAATCTGGCTGATGTAAGAATCCACCAAGTTTTTGATGGTTGTCAGTACAGGACGTGCGCCTTGAGTCGGAAAAACACCTTCTTTGTAGATAATGTCTATGATGCTTTCGTCAAACTCCAATCGAAGTTTGAAGCGTTCTTCAATTGTTGCGTTCATTTCCTTCAATTTCCGCTCAATAAAGATGCGGTAATTTTCGGCATTGAAGGCAGGGTAAATGATGTGGTTGTTCCCCAAACGTGCAATTTGCTCGTTTCGGAATCGGTGTTGTAAAGCAGATTTGATGTCTGCAATGGTGATTCTCAAAGTGCTTTTGTGAAAATCGTCTGCACTGATGTCGGGATTGATGTTGTAGCTCATATAATAAGCTTCATCCAAGTTGCCAATCACAAAAATCAAGGCTTTTGACAAATCCATCATTTTCATCGAACCTTCATAGTTCACTGCTTCATAGAGGTAATCCACTATTTCTTCAATACCCATTCGCCTCAACTCATCTTTGATGTCGAGTGAAGAGGTGTATTTGTCACCTACCAATGAGTTCAAACCGCCCACAAAATCGGGAGAAGAGAAATAGTTGGCTTTCAGTTTCTTTTTGCCAGAATTGTAGCCAAAAAAGCCGAAACCTCTAAATATTTTGGCAAACGCCTCGTAGTTCTCGACCACTTTCCCATCGGCAATTTCTACTCCAAATTCAATACATTTGTTGAGTAGTTTGATCGCTTTGTAGCCTCGATTGATGTAGTATTGACTGGGTGAAGCATTGTAGTTAAACTTACCCGAATCCAATAGTTCCCAGATGATTCGAAGTTTGTCACGATCCACTTCTGCTCCTGATTCGTTGATGGTGCGGGCAAATTGAAATTCGTCTAAACAGATGATACACTCCCGTTCGTGGTGATGCTGCAAATCTTGGGTAAACATAGATTTAAGCCACGTACCGCTTGTATTGGTGCTGCCAAATTCGCCAATATCAATGTGAAGATAAGCTTGCAGAATGTCCAGTATTTCGACCAAACGCCTAACCAAAGCCGTTTTACCTGTTCCTGTCATTCCCCAAAGATTGATGACCGTAGGGCGCATTTGGTTATCGGGAAACAAATACCATGGGTGCATCAAACTGATGATTTCATCAATGATATCATCCAGTCCAATGAATTCTTCCTTGAGTTGTTGCTTCACAAATTCAAGGGTTTTCTTACGCTTAAGAATGTACTGTTTTAAGTCGGGATTTTTCATGTTCATATATTCTGCCCTATAAACTTAATTTTGAGCAAATTAGTTTCCTAAAAATGCAATAATTGAATTTAATTTTATGTGAGGTATGTAATGTGTCGGATGTGATGGAAACAATGAAAAATCCAATATCAAACACAATCTGTCCTAAAACCTATGCCAATAAATCAGCTGCAACTATTGTCGGGCCACTCCCTATCCTATCCGAAATCCAATATCGGTCTTCACAATGAGGCAGTAATTCTGCTTCAATGAAGGCTTCAACGGCTTTTTTGGAAGAGGAAGGATACAACACATGGACATTCGGCCCTGCATCTAAAGTGAAACAAACTGGATGTCCTGATTGACGGCGAAAATCTTGAATTTTTCGGATAATGGTAAGCGTATTCGGTTGCATCAAAATAAAAGAAGGGCTAGAGGTCATCATCAAGGTATGCAGCGTCAATGCTTCCATTTCAACAACCTGCATAAACTTTTCGTAATCTCCTGACTTCAATGCCTCTACTATTTGCAGCACATTTTGGTTGGCTTCTTTGTAGCGTGTAGCCGCATAGGGATTCCCTTCCATAAGGGTGTGTCCCGCTCGACTTGATACCGATTTGGTGTCGCTACTAACAATCAATATGGCATCTTCAAACTCCTTGAAATTAGGGTGTAAATGATGGGCAAAAGGCAGCGCATATTCATCCGCACTGCCATTGATTTCGGGATGCCGCCCCCAAACAGCTAATTTGGGAAAAACCGATCTTGAAGCACTTCCAGAACCCAAACGAGCTACATAAGAGGCTTTTTGCCAAAATTCTCCTTCGCTTACAGGTGTGCCAAACAGTTGTTGCTCAATGCTGCAAAGGCACAAAGCCAAAGCACTCATGCTCGATGCAGAGGAAGCGATACCTGATGAATGGGGAAAAGAATTGGAGGATTTGATGCTCAGATGTAGTTGAACCAAAAAAGGAAATATGTCGGTAATAGAAGCTAAATAACTGCGAATTTTCTCTGCAAAAGCTTCGTTGTGTTCTCCTTCAAAGCGAAAATCCAAAGAAATTCCTTTATTTTTTTTCATGCCATACATTACGGATGTTTCGGTGTAGGCTTGCGAGAGGGTGAAACTGATGGAGGTATTGCGAGGCAATTGCCGCCCATATTTTCCCCAGTATTTCACCAAGGCTATGTTTGAAGGACTTTGCCATACAATAGGCTGTCGATCAATGTGTGGAAGTTCTCTTGTGAGCTTTAAGTCTAAATTTTGATACATCTGTTTATAGAATAATTTATTTTATATTTTCACCACCTTCTCTCTCCTTATTTCTCCGTCTATTGTCATCACAACGTAATAGATTCCATTTGTAAGATTGTCAGGAAATTGATATTTCATTTGTTGCTTACCTTTTTTTACTTCAAAGTTTTGTGTATCCATGAGTTCTCCGTTGATACTAAAAATTTGAAGTTGGGCATTGACGGTTTTAGAAATATCCAAAGATAGGGTAAATTCGTTTTGTGTTGGATTTGGATAAAGTGATACTAAGTTTTGAATAGAAGTAACATCTTGAATAGCCACTACTTCGTCATGTGATTTCGCAAAGAAAATGTTTTCTTGAAGAAAAGTAATATCTGTATTTCTCAATACAATTTGAGCCAAACTTGTGTTGTCGATTGCTTCAATATCTTCTATCGTAAATGCGGGATCGTTTTTATAAAAAAAGCGGTCACCATCTCTCAAGTCTTGAAATTGATGCTGCAAAATGAGGTAAACGGTACTGCCAACTGCTGATCCTATCTTATGGTCTTCCGCCAACATACCAACCCACGGGTCGATTGCATCCACATTTCCATAAATTGATTGTAGTTGATTTTGCAGTTCTAAATTAGATGTTATTGCAGCAAAATCGGCGACAGACCCCATTCCAAAATCACTACGAATTTTATTATAACCAGGCAAACCTCTTTCTCTTGCTCGATTGATATTGATAGCCACTAAGTCCAAACCTCCTGCACCTGATTGAGCAAATAAAAAATTACGCAAGTCGCCTACTACCTTTGTGTCAAACGTCTGTTGAGCTTGGGTTGCCATTCCTTTCAGTATCGGATCTATTCCCCCTTGTGCTACCACAACAAAAGGGTTGAAAAAAGCATCTTTCAAACGAATATTACCCTCTGAAATGGTTTGTCCATCATTGTCCATTCTTACCAAATGATCGTTCAACAAAGTATGCCCCAAACGAAAGGCAGCAGCAGAAAAGACGTTCATTATATTTGGATTTCTCGTTTCATCATATCCTGTATAATCATCCAGTGTAATTCCCAAAGCAGGTAACCATTCATTGAAGGCAATGGATTGAATATATGCTCCTACCATTTTTCGAGCATATTGGTACAATTGTTCATCGTTCCAAGTTGGGTGCATTGCTGCAATTTCACCACATAAGCGATTGTGTTCACGCATAAACAAGGTATGCACACAAGTCAAAATCGGTTGTTCATTCGCTCTTACATCTCCTGCAACAAAATGCTTGGGCATTGGCGCACCTTCAATCACCATAAAAGGTGCATTGGGATCAATATCTCCTTCAAAATTACCAGTCAGCGTATTGAACGGCAAGAAGTTACCTTCTGATGTCTTGAGTTTTCCATTTTCAAAGGTCCGCAACCAATTGGCTCGATTTTCATCCGAACCATATACATTGGAGGCATCTATCCAAGCGGTTATATCATTGATTTGGGCACGGGGATTGTTTGTGGTAAAACCTGTGGAGAGGTCGTACTTTGAGCGACGCATAAATATTTCAGAAGTACCTGTACCCGTTGGGTCAAAAATGGGATCAAATTGTGGAACAGGTATGCTGATTACTTCATCCAACATATCGTCCACAAAGGTAATGTCGTGGTCTATGAATTGTCCAAATGCCCATCCATAATCACTAATATTCATGGGGTTGGGCATGGATTCGGGTTGATCGTAAAGGAGGTTGCTAATCATTCTTGGATTGGGATAATCCACCATACCTGGTTCAGACATTCCGTCAGCATATCCATTGGTAACAACTCTGGTAAGTTTTTCGCCTGTTGCGCCCCAATCAGGAGACGATACATTGTTCATACGGCCATCAAACGAACGATTGTCTTGTGCTTGTATGAAAAGTGTAAAAAAAGATAGTACAGTGAGAAATGATAAAGATAATTTCATAATGATGGTGATTTATTTGGATTAAAGGGTTGTGTTTATTGACCCAAATTACGTTTTTTTTCTCCATCTATACAATAATCAGGCAAAAAATTGAGTACGAAACTCACAAAACAAGTAGTGTGTGAGCGTTATTTTACCCATTAAAATACTGCAATTATCTGTTCATTTGGACTTTGGATGAAAGTAAATAGGAAGCAAGATGCGAGATATAAAAAATTAATAATCAAAATTTTAACCCATTGACGTAATTAACTTCAAATAATTGATTATCAATTAATTAAATTCTCACTTCTTGCATTTTTGCTCCTTCGTCCAAAATCTAATAATTTACTAGTTGCTCTTTATTTCAGTATCAACTGCTGTGAATACCTTTTGTCACCGCTAATCACTTCAATGACATAAATACCACTGTTCAAGTCACTAATGTCCAGTTCTTGTTGGTAGATATGGCTGTTTTTGTAGCCTGAATGATCAAAAACTTTCCGACCTGCTGTATCAAAAATGTGTACATCCACCACACCAATTTGTTCCCCTTCAAAGGTCATTTGGAAGCGACCATTGCTCGGATTTGGAGCCAATTGTAGCAGTAAACGAACTGTGGGCGAAAAAATGCCTACTATTTCAGTGAAACCCAATTCATCGGCTTTCACAAAATACATATCTACCGAATTGTTTACCACTATAGAACCTACTGTAGCATAACCACCATCATTCGTTTGCAAAGCACCATACAAAGTAGGAAACGTCCCAACATCTTCACCTAAATAGCGAATCCATTTTTGATTGCCAATGCCATCTGTCTTCAATAGAAAACCTCGCCTACTGGGATCGCCTGAGTCGCCAACATTTCCTACAAACATCAATCCATTGTCGCTTGTTTGTTGTACTACATAGTTATTGAAACTGTAATCATTCAACAACAATTCTTTCTCCCAAATAAGGCTGCCCGTATCGCTCAATTTGGCAATCAATAAATTGGAATCGTCCGAACTTTCACCTGTCCGTGCGCCAATCAATACAAAACCGCCTGATATGGTTTCGATTACATCAAAAGCTCTCGACAATAAATTCAACCCACTACCTGCTATATATTCCCAAACTACCTCCCCATTTTCATCGGTTTTCACCACTTGAAGTGGCGTATAAAAAGCATTGGTTTCCGAATCTTGAAGGAAATTACCTCGACCCGCCAACACATAACCGCCATCACTTGTCGGTTTGATATTGTAGGCCACATTTCCTACATAACTGTTTTCCCAAACAATATCTCCATCTGAATTCAACTTGGCATAATACACACCGCCTGCCGATAACCGTCCACAAATCACAAAACCGCCATCAGCTAAAGCACTGATTCCTTTTGTAAAAACAGGCAGAAGGTTCTCAAACCGATGTGTCCACATTACATTTCCATCCTCGTCAATGCGGGTCAATTGAGAAATCGAAAGACCTTCTTCGTTTTCACTACTGCCATATAGTGCATACCCCAGTCCGTTTGCCGGCACTACATTGTAACAAACATCTCTGCCATTGAAGAAATCCAAGGTTTTTGTCCATGTTACTTCTCCCCCTTCGTTGAGTTTGATGAGGTACATATCCAAATCTCCTCTTTCATTGAAGCTATCCGAATGACCTGCAATCAAATAGCCACTATCCGCCGTTTGCAGTACTCCATAAGCTTGGTCAAAATCTGCATTCCCGATTTTTCCATAACTTTCTTGCCAAACCGTTTCCCCCGTTGAAGTGACACGAATAGCCAATACGTCATTTCCCGAACCATTGAACGAATCTGTTGTACCTACAATGACCAAATCATTGGAAATTGTAGCCACAATATCATAACCACCTTCAAATCCGCCATAACTATACGTTTGTTCAAAAAGCACATTTCCATCTTTATCCAGCTTCAATACAAATACATCGGTTCCACCATCTGTATTGTTCATCAAACCTTCACCAACTATCCATATACTATTGTCTGCCATTTCCACTATTCGCTGAGGGTCAATATTTACACCATCCACCAAATATTGTTTCGACCAAATGCTATCACCTTCTGCACTGGTTTTGTGCAGAAAAATAGCATCCAATCCACCTCTTACACTCGCCATTGCCAAGTAGCCGCCATCCAACGTAGGAATAACATCCCGTGCATCCAAACGGCTGACTTCTTGCTGTTCCAATATGAAACTCGACCATTCAAAATCACCCTCGTTATCTGTTTTGATTAAAATTATTTCTGGTCCGACATTCGATGTAGCAGTAGCCAACACAATAAAACCTCCATCTGTTGTTTCACTAACCGACTCCAATCCCCTAATTGCACCAAACCCGAGCGTATTGTCCCATTGTAAAGTTCCTTCTGAGTCTATTTTGAGCAAATAAGGATCGTCATTTCTATCTCCTGCAATGACTACTCCACCATCAGAAGTTTTGGTGATATCTGCGGCAAAAGTGTTGAGATCGCCTACTGTTTGCGCCCAAATTTCATTGCCATTTACATCGGTTTTAACCACATAGATTTGAGGAGTAGTCAGAAACAAGTCGGTATTGCCGACACAAATCAAACTTCCATCTGCCAACTCTTGGACTCCATAAGCTACTTCATTGGCAATCGTTCCGTAAGCGTTTGACCAAAGCTCATTGCCATCACGATCCGTTTTGACCAAATAGAAATCATACCCTCCATTGCCTAAGTTGGCCGTTGTTCCTGCAAAAACCAAATTCCCATCTGCCGTTTCTATGCCAGATTCTCCAAAATCTCCTGTGTTTGCACCACCATACGTTCCTTGAAAAACCGTTTGAAATTGTGCGTATAATCCGTTTGTAATCAAAAAACTACAAACTAAAAGTATCCATTTATTCATTGTGTTACTGCAATTTTAGTCAAACATTTTTTTCTACTTAGGCAAAAAACATCAGTAGAAAAACATAAGCTGGACATGAGTAGTTACTAAAGAAAGAAAAAATCAATACAAATTTACCCAAATCTTTCATTGCCCATTCCTTATAGTGTTTCATCTTGTGTCTTGTATCTTTCATCTAACAATATTAAGTCCTTCATCTAAATTGAAGCGAAAGTTACACTTTTGATTGATCGCCATAATTTTTTCGAATCATCTCGTTGGTTTCTTCCAAAGATTTGAAGACTTCAAAAGTAGTACCCTGTGTGCGTTGTGCGCCCAGTGCATTGGCGTATTGTGCCGCTTTGATGTAATCGGTTTTGTCCTCCAAAAGCCCAAAAGCCAGCCCTCCTGCAAACGAATCACCACAACCTGTCGTATCTATCACCTCACTCACCCTAACAGATGGAACGAAATCTTGCTGCATCTGACCATTTTTCATAGTGTAAATAGCACAACCTCTCGAATCTAAAGTGATGTAAACCGCTTTCACTCCCTTTGACAAAACATGTTCTGCAAAATCCGCCCTTTGTTTTTCGCTGAGTTCTATATAATCATCTTCCAAATCCTTAGGTTGAATTTCTTTTGGAAACCAGCAACAGCCAGCTTCTTCAATATTCATTTTCAATACATCAATATAAGGCAGCCACAAATCACGGTCAATCCAAAACCTTCGGTAACGATCACCTTTTGTAGTCGCTGTTGAAGTAGGGCCATGTGCATCAAAAATAATCAAGCCTTTGCTATTCGCTTTCAAATATTTGAGTGTTTCCAATGGCACTTCAAAGTCAGTAATAGGCACGAAAACAAATACATCTGCATCCAAAGCTACTGCCATATCTTCTGCTATGATAGGATGCATATAAGCTATTTGTTTTTCCAAGCGATTATTTTGATCCACAAAACGCAATTTTATGACTGTTCCTTGATCATGTACTGACGATACACCTTCCTCCACAATATTTTTATACGCAGAAAAAATAGTATGTATTGGCAATTCATGTGATTGGCTGATATGAGCTATTGGATAGACATATCCACTGTCTTTCAAAAGCTTAGAAAGTGCTATGGTAGGATGTGTGATGCAGCCATATTTTTCAACGACCAAACCTTTGTGCGTAGTGATATGGTCTTTGGGGATTGGTCCGACCACTGCTATTTTGTGTTTTTTGTTCATTGTTGCAGTTTTAGTGTATATTTGGCGCAAAAATAGATAAAAATGATTGAAGGATGTATTTTTGACTTGGATGGAGTGATTGTAGATACGGCAAAATATCATTTTCAGGCATGGCGACGATTGGCCAATGAGAAATTTGGTTTTGATTTTGATGCACAAAAGAATGAAGAATTGAAGGGGGTCAGCCGTTTGGGTTCACTGGATTTGATTATTGGCTGGGGAAATGAGGAACACGGTTTGAATTTGAATTTCACCGAAAAGGAAAAAATGGAATTGGCAACCATCAAAAATGAATGGTACAAGGCTTTGATTATAACCATGACTGCCGATGAAATTTTGCCAGGTGTGATGGATTTTATTCATGAACTACAAGGATACAACATCAAGTTGGGTATTGGTTCGGCGAGTAAAAATACCCCTACTGTGTTGGAAGTCATTGGCATTGCTCACTATTTTGAAAGCATTGTTGATGGGCAGAAATGTACCATTTCTAAACCAGAACCCGATGTTTTTTTGATGGGAGCAAGTGAGTTGGGTATTGATCCACACAATAGCATTGTATTTGAAGATGCTGCTTCGGGTGTAGAGGCGGCTTTGAGAGGTGGTTTCCATGCGGTGGGTGTTGGCTCACCTAGCCATTTAGGACACGCAGATTGTGTGATTGAAGGTTTTGAAGGATTGAATTTTGAAGGGCTGAAACAGAAATTGGGAATTGAGTAATCTTACTTTTTTATTACTTGAATCTCATTAAAAAAAGCCCGCAATTATTCATCACGGGCTGTGCCTTAAAACCAAAAATAAAATCTATTAAAAACCTCTTTTCTATAAAATAGCTTTTGCTTCTTTTGTCAAGTCGTTGCTCATTTTAGGATTCAAGGCCATGGATTCTTTGATAAAGGTGATACCATCCGTTTTTGCTCCCATTTTGTATTTCACCAAACCTGCCAAACAGAGTAGTTCTGGATCTTTGTAGTTCGTTTGAAGTGCTTTTTCGATGTGTTTTGCAGCCGTTTCATAATTCCCTTGTTTGTAGTAAATTTTTGCCATTGCTTGATTGACAGTAATGTTGTTAGGACGCTTGTTGTATGCTCGTTCTGCATAGGTCAAAGCTTTTTCGGGATTGTTGTCAAGAGTCAAATAAATGTTAGCCAATTCCATATCCATGTTGTGACCACTTTCTTGGTCTTCTTGCAACATTTGAATCAACTCAGAATTGAGTTTGTTTACCTCCTCAGTATTTCCTTCTATTTGGTTTACTTCAGCTAAGGTTTGATAAAATGAAAACTCAGGCATCACTTCTGTTGCTTCGTTTAGCATTTTTTTAGCTTCTTCATAGTTGCCTTTTGCGATTTCGATTTTAGCCAATCCTGCGGTAGCAAAAGCATAATTTGGGCGTTCTGCTAAGGCTGTTTTGTATTGAATTGCAGCATTTTCCAAGTCGCCATAGTTTCGGTATAGATTGCCTAAAGTGATGCGTGACCATGCGGTAGCTTCGTCGCCAGGAAGTCCAGCTGAAACGGCTAATTTCATGGCTTCAATCGCTCCTTTGTAGTCGCCGTGCAATTCTCGAAGGTAAGATACTCTGGAATAAGAGCGTAAATCAGGGCGAATGCTCACCATTTTATCAGCCATTTTCACTCCTTCTGCATAATTTCCCAATTCTACATTTGCATCACACAATGCGCCATATACTTGTGCATCGTGGTCTTCAAGAGCCAATGCTTCTTTGCTGACATCCAATGCTTTTTGAAATTCATGTTGCGATAAATATACGGATGCTTCACTGACCAATGCCTGAAAGTGCATTTGCTTGTTTGCAGGTTTTTGAGCAATTACGTAGTCCAAAATTTTTAGTGCAGCAGGATAGTAATAAGGGTGTTCTCCAGTAATGCGGGCTTCTTGCATGTATAAAAGTGCCAAATAGATAGAAGATTTGTGGTCAGCAGGATTCTTTTTCATTTTTGCCTGCAATTCCTTG
The Chitinophagales bacterium genome window above contains:
- a CDS encoding AAA family ATPase, which encodes MKQQLKEEFIGLDDIIDEIISLMHPWYLFPDNQMRPTVINLWGMTGTGKTALVRRLVEILDILQAYLHIDIGEFGSTNTSGTWLKSMFTQDLQHHHERECIICLDEFQFARTINESGAEVDRDKLRIIWELLDSGKFNYNASPSQYYINRGYKAIKLLNKCIEFGVEIADGKVVENYEAFAKIFRGFGFFGYNSGKKKLKANYFSSPDFVGGLNSLVGDKYTSSLDIKDELRRMGIEEIVDYLYEAVNYEGSMKMMDLSKALIFVIGNLDEAYYMSYNINPDISADDFHKSTLRITIADIKSALQHRFRNEQIARLGNNHIIYPAFNAENYRIFIERKLKEMNATIEERFKLRLEFDESIIDIIYKEGVFPTQGARPVLTTIKNLVDSYISQIICDMIENDWQPAYITWAFDEDKYHIHFYDLVGQLIAEKSYKVNLKVHELRKAKDDDVQAHIAVHECGHAVLAALTLHIVPDLVVTRTVDNEAAGFCKINFPEHILTRELIEKNITITLGGYVAEKIIFGLDHTSSGVRQDIVQATQLANNAIKSYAMGKDPIKVAVMESEFNDFFFHKDEHENEALDLIKRCEQEAEKLLKNNRHLLLQMANYLTSHSRMTKDEIQEYVVKYSNEEWVKKEGFMQQNDYFKFKQIIQSELKEGEK
- a CDS encoding PfkB family carbohydrate kinase; the encoded protein is MNKKHKIAVVGPIPKDHITTHKGLVVEKYGCITHPTIALSKLLKDSGYVYPIAHISQSHELPIHTIFSAYKNIVEEGVSSVHDQGTVIKLRFVDQNNRLEKQIAYMHPIIAEDMAVALDADVFVFVPITDFEVPLETLKYLKANSKGLIIFDAHGPTSTATTKGDRYRRFWIDRDLWLPYIDVLKMNIEEAGCCWFPKEIQPKDLEDDYIELSEKQRADFAEHVLSKGVKAVYITLDSRGCAIYTMKNGQMQQDFVPSVRVSEVIDTTGCGDSFAGGLAFGLLEDKTDYIKAAQYANALGAQRTQGTTFEVFKSLEETNEMIRKNYGDQSKV
- a CDS encoding T9SS type A sorting domain-containing protein; protein product: MNKWILLVCSFLITNGLYAQFQTVFQGTYGGANTGDFGESGIETADGNLVFAGTTANLGNGGYDFYLVKTDRDGNELWSNAYGTIANEVAYGVQELADGSLICVGNTDLFLTTPQIYVVKTDVNGNEIWAQTVGDLNTFAADITKTSDGGVVIAGDRNDDPYLLKIDSEGTLQWDNTLGFGAIRGLESVSETTDGGFIVLATATSNVGPEIILIKTDNEGDFEWSSFILEQQEVSRLDARDVIPTLDGGYLAMASVRGGLDAIFLHKTSAEGDSIWSKQYLVDGVNIDPQRIVEMADNSIWIVGEGLMNNTDGGTDVFVLKLDKDGNVLFEQTYSYGGFEGGYDIVATISNDLVIVGTTDSFNGSGNDVLAIRVTSTGETVWQESYGKIGNADFDQAYGVLQTADSGYLIAGHSDSFNERGDLDMYLIKLNEGGEVTWTKTLDFFNGRDVCYNVVPANGLGYALYGSSENEEGLSISQLTRIDEDGNVMWTHRFENLLPVFTKGISALADGGFVICGRLSAGGVYYAKLNSDGDIVWENSYVGNVAYNIKPTSDGGYVLAGRGNFLQDSETNAFYTPLQVVKTDENGEVVWEYIAGSGLNLLSRAFDVIETISGGFVLIGARTGESSDDSNLLIAKLSDTGSLIWEKELLLNDYSFNNYVVQQTSDNGLMFVGNVGDSGDPSRRGFLLKTDGIGNQKWIRYLGEDVGTFPTLYGALQTNDGGYATVGSIVVNNSVDMYFVKADELGFTEIVGIFSPTVRLLLQLAPNPSNGRFQMTFEGEQIGVVDVHIFDTAGRKVFDHSGYKNSHIYQQELDISDLNSGIYVIEVISGDKRYSQQLILK
- the pgmB gene encoding beta-phosphoglucomutase, with translation MIEGCIFDLDGVIVDTAKYHFQAWRRLANEKFGFDFDAQKNEELKGVSRLGSLDLIIGWGNEEHGLNLNFTEKEKMELATIKNEWYKALIITMTADEILPGVMDFIHELQGYNIKLGIGSASKNTPTVLEVIGIAHYFESIVDGQKCTISKPEPDVFLMGASELGIDPHNSIVFEDAASGVEAALRGGFHAVGVGSPSHLGHADCVIEGFEGLNFEGLKQKLGIE
- a CDS encoding peroxidase family protein, whose amino-acid sequence is MKLSLSFLTVLSFFTLFIQAQDNRSFDGRMNNVSSPDWGATGEKLTRVVTNGYADGMSEPGMVDYPNPRMISNLLYDQPESMPNPMNISDYGWAFGQFIDHDITFVDDMLDEVISIPVPQFDPIFDPTGTGTSEIFMRRSKYDLSTGFTTNNPRAQINDITAWIDASNVYGSDENRANWLRTFENGKLKTSEGNFLPFNTLTGNFEGDIDPNAPFMVIEGAPMPKHFVAGDVRANEQPILTCVHTLFMREHNRLCGEIAAMHPTWNDEQLYQYARKMVGAYIQSIAFNEWLPALGITLDDYTGYDETRNPNIMNVFSAAAFRLGHTLLNDHLVRMDNDGQTISEGNIRLKDAFFNPFVVVAQGGIDPILKGMATQAQQTFDTKVVGDLRNFLFAQSGAGGLDLVAININRARERGLPGYNKIRSDFGMGSVADFAAITSNLELQNQLQSIYGNVDAIDPWVGMLAEDHKIGSAVGSTVYLILQHQFQDLRDGDRFFYKNDPAFTIEDIEAIDNTSLAQIVLRNTDITFLQENIFFAKSHDEVVAIQDVTSIQNLVSLYPNPTQNEFTLSLDISKTVNAQLQIFSINGELMDTQNFEVKKGKQQMKYQFPDNLTNGIYYVVMTIDGEIRREKVVKI